Part of the bacterium genome is shown below.
CTGTCGTCGGATGCGTCAGAATCGAAATGTACGGAAGCTTTGCTTCGCCTAATTGAGTCAGTTTGACACTTGCTTTCGCCATCTGCATCAGTGAGACCATCCCCTCCTGCATCCGCATGCCGCCCGAACGCGACACCACGATCAGTCCACGCCTATCTTCGATGGCGCGATCCACCGCCCGCGCGAATTTCTCGCCCACCACGCTGCCCACGCTGCCCCCCATAAAGGCGAACTCCATGATCCCCAGCACGGACGGATATCCGTCCACCCGACACGCGCCGGTCGTGATCGCTTCGTTGAGTCCCGTTTTCTTGACCGAAGACACGATGCGATCCGCGTATTTCATCTGATCTCTGAATCCCAGCGGATCGGTGGACTTGAGTTCATGGGCGAATTCCTCCCACGTCCCTTCGTCGGCGATGATGTTGACGTATTTCTCTCCGGGGATCGGGAAATGAAATTCACACTTCGGGCACACCTGCAAACGCTTGTCGAGCTCACGGCTGAAAACGATCTCGCCGCAGCTATCGCATTTCACCCATAGATTGTCAGGCGTGGTTTTTTTCGGTTGCGAAACCAAACCCGTTCGATCGCGTTTAAACCATTCGAGCGCCATAGCTCTGCCTCGCCATTCCCAGATCGTTACAGCCGGTGTCCTCGCTCTCCTCCGATGGGGAGAGCGAGATCAACG
Proteins encoded:
- a CDS encoding acetyl-CoA carboxylase carboxyl transferase subunit beta, which encodes MALEWFKRDRTGLVSQPKKTTPDNLWVKCDSCGEIVFSRELDKRLQVCPKCEFHFPIPGEKYVNIIADEGTWEEFAHELKSTDPLGFRDQMKYADRIVSSVKKTGLNEAITTGACRVDGYPSVLGIMEFAFMGGSVGSVVGEKFARAVDRAIEDRRGLIVVSRSGGMRMQEGMVSLMQMAKASVKLTQLGEAKLPYISILTHPTT